The genomic interval GTCTAAATAGCGTTTTATTCGCTCTTCATCTCTTATGCCACCACCCACTTGGATGCTTAAATTTGTAGCCTTTGTAATCTTTTCAATTGTTTTAAAATTTATCGTCTCTCCAGCAAATGCACCATCCAAATCAACCACATGAAGCCATTTTGCGCCATAATCTTCAAATTTCTTAGCAAGTTCACTTGGCTCGTTGCTATAAATTTTTGCACTTTGCATAAGACCTTTGCTAAGCCTAACTGCTTGTCCCTCTTTTAAATCAATAGCTGGAAAAATTTCCATCATAACCTCGCAAAATTCTCTAAAATTTTAAGTCCAGCTTCATGACTTTTTTCTGGATGAGGCTGAAAGCCAAATATATTTTCATGCCAAACCGCACTTGTAAATTCATATCCATAAGTTGTCTTTGCCAGTGCAAATTTATCATCACAAACCACGTGATAGCTGTGTACAAAATATAAATACTCAAGCTTTTTTAGTCCTAAAATTAATGGACTATTTTGCTTAAATTCCAAAGCGTTCCAGCCAATGTGAGGTATTTTTAATGGCTTATCGAAATTAGCTTCATTAAATTTTACGACCTTACCAGGCAAAAGAGAGAGTCCCTCATGCTCGCCAAACTCAAAGCTTCGCTCAAATAAAAGCTGCATACCAAGGCAAATACCAATAAAAGCTTTGCCGCTTTTTACAGCTTCTTTTACGGCTTCGTCCATGCCGTTATTTTTTAGCTTTGTTATCGCCTCACCAAAAGCTCCAACGCCTGGCAAAACAATGTGCGAATACTCCTTTAAATTTTCAGGCTTACTTACTAAGGCACATTTTTTGTCAAGAAAATCAAAAGCATTTATCACACTTTTGATATTTCCGGCCCCATAGTCAATTATCGCTATCATTGGTTCTTTGCCTCTAATTAGCCTTTTAAATTTAGCGCATGATTAAACTCAGGCACGATCACCTTAAGTGCAGGTGCGATCTCATTATCCTCAAGCTGCAAAAGCTCACTTATCTGCGAGTTTAAAAGCACTAAATCGTAAGGCTCTGAATGCGTTACAAAGATTGATTCATATTTTGTTTGCACATCATCTTTGTTGATAAGTAGCTCTTCATAAAGCTTCTCGCCTGGTCTAAGACCCACAAATTCTATACCCAAATGCTCTTTATTTGAAAGAAGAAGCATCTTTTTAGCAAGATCTACGATCTTAACAGGCTCGCCCATATCAAGCACGAAAAGCTCGCCACCTTTTGCGATAGAGGCTGCTTGAAGGACTAGCTGACACGCCTCAGATGTGAGCATAAAATATCTTGTGATCTCTGGATGAGTGACACTTAGCGGCTTATTCGCAGCGATCTGTGCTTTAAATTTAGGTATAACTGAGCCACTTGAGCCAAGGACGTTACCAAAGCGAACGCAAACTATCTCGCATACACCTGCTTCATTTGAATTTAGTGCGTAAAGCTCGCAAACACGCTTAGTTGTACCCATTATGTTTGTTGGACGCACAGCCTTGTCTGATGAGATCATGACAAATTTTTTAACACCATATTTTTTTGAAAGATCGACTGCATTTTTCGTACCAAAGATGTTGTTTTCAACTGCTGAGCGAGGATTTAGCTCGCAAAGTGGTACGTGTTTGTAGGCTGCTGCATGGATGACGATTTCTGGTCTAAATTCTTCAAAAACCTCTTCAAAGTCCTTTAAATTTGTGATATTTACAAGCTTGCTAATAGTTCTTTTATCTTTTGTATCTTCGCCTATTTTATAAAGGTTGAACTCGCTATGCTCAACCATTATAAGCTCACTTACGCCATATTTCAAACACTGCTTACAAATTTCACTTCCTATACTGCCGCCAGCTCCAGTGACAAGCACTCTTTTATCTTTTAAGAAATTTGAAATAGCCTCTGGATTAAGGTCTTTTGGCTTTCTAGCGAGCAAATCTTCGATTGAGATATCTTTGATCGGCTCATTTTCGATAAGAGAAAAGAGCTTCATATCTCTTATACCATATCCACTTAACTCATCAACTAGGGCTTGAAGCTCATCTTGATCTAATGCAAGCGCGATGATAGCAGTCTTTGCGTCATAATCTTTTATAAGGCTTGGTATCTCTTTTTTATCTTGTACTAAAAATCCATCACAATAAGTGCCAACAAGATCGCTCCTTTCATCTACCACTCCAACCGCGTAGTAGTCAAGATAACCTTGTTTTAAGCCACGCAAGACGTGAAGCGCTTTTGACGTTGCACCTATAACAATACAAGGCTCACCTTTATGAGGTCTATTTGAAAAGTCTAGCACCATGCGTTTTGAAATTCTTAAAAGCCCAACAAGTAAGCATGAAATAAGAAGATCAATGAAAATAACGCTTCTTGGGTATGGATTTAAAAAATCTTGAATGATAAAAAAAACGATCGTAAATAAAACCGCTGAGCAAACGTGAGCTAGGAAAATTTTTCTTGCTTCGTTTAATCCGAAAAACCTCCACGGCACCTTGTAAATTTTAAACATCCACATAAAAAATAGCTTAAATACGATCAAAAATCCAGCCGTTACAAAAAGCCCTTGCACGTAGATATCTGGGATGTCAGCGTTAAATCTTAAAAGATAAGCCGCATATATCGAAAAGATAAATATAAAAACATCACCAAGAAGGAAAAATACGAGCCTTTTTAACTTCGTTGCATGAAACATTTACGCATTTTCCTTGACTATTTTTATCACTCTTTCTTGTGTCTGTTCGCTCATATCGCTGCCACTTGGCAAGCAAATTCCTCTTGAAAATAGATCTTCGCTATATCCATCGATAAAGCTTAACGCACCCTTAAAGACAGGCTGCAAGTGCATAGGCTTCCAAAGTGGGCGACTCTCAATATTTTCATCTGCTAGTGCTTTGATAACTTTTAAATGTGCATCTTTTTTAGCAAAAACGCCAGTTGTGAGCCATCTGTTACCACGAGAATTTGGCAGTTCTGGCATAAATTCTAAAATATCGCCAAGCTCTTTTTCATAAATTTCAAAAACTCTTCTCTTTTGCTCGACTCTTTTTTCTAAAACTTCCATCTGTGCCACGCCAATAGCGCCTAGCACGTTGCTTAAGCGGTAGTTGTAGCCATAGTCTTTATGCTCATAGTGAAGCAAAGGCTCTCTTGCTTGAGTGCTGTAAAATCTAGCTTTTTCTACAAAATCCTTGTCGCCAACTAGCATACCTCCGCCTGAAGTGGTGATGATCTTGTTGCCGTTAAAACTATATGCACCCATCACACCAAATGTGCCAAGCGCCTTACCAACGTAAAATCCGCCAAGTGCTTCAGCTGCATCTTCAACTAAAGAGATGCCCTCGTTTTGGCAAATTTCGCAAATTTCTTTCATCTTTGAAGCTTGCCCGTAAAGATGAGTGACGACCAATACCTTTGGCTTTTTAGGTAAATTTGAGATCGCTTTTTTAAGTAGT from Campylobacter concisus carries:
- the hisH gene encoding imidazole glycerol phosphate synthase subunit HisH, which gives rise to MIAIIDYGAGNIKSVINAFDFLDKKCALVSKPENLKEYSHIVLPGVGAFGEAITKLKNNGMDEAVKEAVKSGKAFIGICLGMQLLFERSFEFGEHEGLSLLPGKVVKFNEANFDKPLKIPHIGWNALEFKQNSPLILGLKKLEYLYFVHSYHVVCDDKFALAKTTYGYEFTSAVWHENIFGFQPHPEKSHEAGLKILENFARL
- the pglF gene encoding UDP-N-acetylglucosamine 4,6-dehydratase (configuration-retaining); translation: MFHATKLKRLVFFLLGDVFIFIFSIYAAYLLRFNADIPDIYVQGLFVTAGFLIVFKLFFMWMFKIYKVPWRFFGLNEARKIFLAHVCSAVLFTIVFFIIQDFLNPYPRSVIFIDLLISCLLVGLLRISKRMVLDFSNRPHKGEPCIVIGATSKALHVLRGLKQGYLDYYAVGVVDERSDLVGTYCDGFLVQDKKEIPSLIKDYDAKTAIIALALDQDELQALVDELSGYGIRDMKLFSLIENEPIKDISIEDLLARKPKDLNPEAISNFLKDKRVLVTGAGGSIGSEICKQCLKYGVSELIMVEHSEFNLYKIGEDTKDKRTISKLVNITNLKDFEEVFEEFRPEIVIHAAAYKHVPLCELNPRSAVENNIFGTKNAVDLSKKYGVKKFVMISSDKAVRPTNIMGTTKRVCELYALNSNEAGVCEIVCVRFGNVLGSSGSVIPKFKAQIAANKPLSVTHPEITRYFMLTSEACQLVLQAASIAKGGELFVLDMGEPVKIVDLAKKMLLLSNKEHLGIEFVGLRPGEKLYEELLINKDDVQTKYESIFVTHSEPYDLVLLNSQISELLQLEDNEIAPALKVIVPEFNHALNLKG
- the pglE gene encoding UDP-N-acetylbacillosamine transaminase, translating into MDRVFLSPPNMSGKEQEYIKKVFESNYIAPLGEYVNKFEESIKSYTGAKDALALSAGTAALHLALRVLGVKDGDFVLASSFTFMASVSPILYEKATPVFIDCDESWNLSPELLKKAISNLPKKPKVLVVTHLYGQASKMKEICEICQNEGISLVEDAAEALGGFYVGKALGTFGVMGAYSFNGNKIITTSGGGMLVGDKDFVEKARFYSTQAREPLLHYEHKDYGYNYRLSNVLGAIGVAQMEVLEKRVEQKRRVFEIYEKELGDILEFMPELPNSRGNRWLTTGVFAKKDAHLKVIKALADENIESRPLWKPMHLQPVFKGALSFIDGYSEDLFSRGICLPSGSDMSEQTQERVIKIVKENA